In one window of Methanococcoides methylutens DNA:
- a CDS encoding TatD family hydrolase, with amino-acid sequence MQEVIDSHCHLDFPKFKRDREEVIERARNAGVVEMVNSGIDLKTNISTLALAKQYDFIHPTIGLSPLVVSHYGNEVADEILLQLEQEAENSVGIGEAGLDYHYYKDSKEREHQKEYFQKVIEIADSYNKPLIIHGREAEEDSFEMVRDLDKVIFHCYGGSVETASMITDAGYYISIPTIVCFSDHHRSIAENVPLDKILIETDSPYLSPRKGRNEPAFVLDILPVIAEAKGIEEEAIAKATLKNTRSVFGL; translated from the coding sequence ATGCAAGAGGTCATAGATTCACACTGTCACCTGGATTTCCCGAAATTCAAACGTGACCGTGAAGAAGTAATTGAAAGAGCACGCAATGCGGGTGTTGTTGAAATGGTCAATTCAGGTATTGACCTTAAGACGAACATCTCAACACTCGCACTTGCAAAACAATACGATTTTATTCATCCTACAATAGGCCTTAGCCCACTTGTTGTTTCTCATTACGGTAACGAAGTCGCCGACGAGATCCTTCTCCAGCTTGAACAGGAAGCTGAGAACAGTGTCGGCATCGGCGAAGCGGGTCTTGATTACCACTACTATAAGGATAGCAAGGAAAGGGAACACCAGAAAGAATACTTCCAAAAGGTCATCGAGATAGCAGACAGTTATAATAAACCCCTCATTATACATGGAAGGGAAGCCGAAGAGGATTCTTTCGAGATGGTACGGGATCTTGATAAGGTCATCTTCCATTGCTACGGAGGCTCAGTAGAGACCGCCAGCATGATAACAGATGCCGGATACTACATCTCAATCCCCACCATTGTATGTTTTTCAGATCATCACAGGTCCATAGCTGAAAATGTACCCCTTGACAAAATACTGATCGAGACCGACAGCCCTTACTTATCTCCCAGAAAGGGACGCAATGAACCTGCATTCGTGCTGGACATTCTTCCGGTGATTGCAGAGGCAAAGGGAATTGAAGAAGAAGCAATTGCAAAGGCAACCCTTAAAAATACAAGAAGTGTATTTGGTCTTTAA